One stretch of Castor canadensis chromosome 14, mCasCan1.hap1v2, whole genome shotgun sequence DNA includes these proteins:
- the Prss57 gene encoding serine protease 57, translated as MVPGTGAWGLLLLTVAAALMLPTRPPGSQRAQIIGGQEVLPLSRPYMASVSFEGQHHCGGFLFRAHWVVSAAHCFRNRDPRTGLVVLGAHSLHTSEPTRQVFSIAAVVKHPEYQPTTHANDICLLRLNGSAVLGPAVGLLQLPGRGAQPPAAGTLCHVAGWGSISDFEDPPPGLMEAKVRVLDLDVCNSSWQGQLSPAMLCTHSGDRWRRGFCSADSGGPLVCGSRAHGLVSFSGLWCGDPKTPDVYTQVSAFVAWIWKVVRGSPPSRTAGLLVWAT; from the exons ATGGTTCCTGGAACTGGGGCCTGGGGACTCCTGTTGCTGACTGTGGCCGCTGCCCTGATGCTTCCTACAAGGCCCCCAG GCTCCCAGAGAGCCCAGATCATTGGAGGCCAAGAGGTGCTGCCCCTCTCCCGGCCTTACATGGCATCCGTGAGCTTCGAAGGCCAGCACCACTGTGGAGGCTTCCTGTTCCGGGCCCACTGGGTTGTCTCTGCTGCTCACTGTTTCAGGAACAG GGACCCCCGCACAGGCCTGGTAGTGCTGGGGGCCCATTCACTGCACACCTCGGAGCCCACTCGGCAGGTGTTCAGCATTGCAGCTGTGGTAAAGCATCCCGAGTACCAGCCCACAACCCATGCCAACGACATCTGCCTGCTGCGG CTGAATGGCTCAGCAGTACTGGGCCCAGCTGTGGGGCTGCTGCAGCTGCCAGGGAGAGGTGCCCAGCCACCTGCAGCTGGGACGCTGTGTCATGTGGCTGGCTGGGGCTCTATATCAGATTTTGAGGACCCTCCGCCTGGGCTGATGGAGGCCAAGGTCCGTGTGCTGGACTTGGATGTCTGCAATAGTTCTTGGCAGGGCCAATTGAGTCCAGCCATGCTATGCACCCACAGTGGAGACAGATGGAGGCGTGGCTTCTGCTCG GCAGACTCTGGGGGCCCCCTGGTGTGTGGGAGCCGGGCCCATGGCCTTGTCTCCTTCTCAGGCCTGTGGTGTGGGGACCCCAAGACCCCCGACGTGTATACACAGGTGTCAGCCTTCGTTGCCTGGATCTGGAAGGTGGTTCGGGGCAGCCCCCCATCTAGGACTGCAGGACTCCTGGTCTGGGCTACTTAA